Sequence from the Syntrophorhabdaceae bacterium genome:
CTGATCCGGCGTCCTACAAATATTCGAGTATAGGAGGGAACGTAGCCGAATGCGCGGGCGGCCCCAATTCGTTGAAATATGGCGTGACCCGCGATTACGTGCTGGGTCTCGAGGTGGTGAAGCCCACGGGAGAGATTCTCGATGTGGGGGTGAGAACCATGAAAGGTGTTGTTGGATACGATATGACGCGCCTGTTCGTGGGCAGCGAAGGCACGCTGGGTGTTATCACGAAGATCACATTGAAACTTATACCGTTGCCCGAATCCAAGGCTACGATTCTCGCGCTCTTTCAGGAAGTGGAGGACGCAGCTCAAGCCGTTTCCGCGATTATTGCCGCCAAGGTCATACCCTCCACCATTGAATTTATGGACCGGGCTTCTGTGTGGTGCAGCGAGCAGGCCTCTCCTATGGGGCTGCCTCAAGGGATTGGAGGATTGCTCCTCATAGAAGTGGACGGAGACAAAGACTCTATTTTGCCACAGGTTAACAAAGTGAAACGCATCGTGACCGAGAATAGAGCGGTTCGGTGTGATGTGACCGATGATCCCCTGGAAGCCGAGCGTCTCTGGCAGGCACGTCGGGTCCTTTCTCAGGCCCTCTACAATATCAATCCGGTGAAAATTGCAGAAGATGTGGTTGTCCCGCGCTCTCACATCCCGGCCCTCATCCGTGCGCTGGAGAGCATCGGAAAGAAATACGCAATCCCGGTTTTAAGCTTCGGCCACGCAGGCGACGGCAATTTTCACGTGAACCTCATGATCGAGGATACCGACGAACAAAGGGCCAAGGCCGAGGAGGCGGTCAAAGAGATCTTTGCTGAAACCATCAGGCTCGGCGGCACCCTTTCGGGCGAGCACGGCATTGGAACATCAAAAGCGGCATACATCGGCATGGAGCTTTCCGACGAAGTTATTGCCACACTCAGGGCAATCAAGAAACTCTTTGACCCGAACAATATCCTCAATCCGGGAAAAATATTCATAGCGTAGAACACCCCCCGCTCTTTGATCGCCAGTGTGCTGTGAATTTATTACAGGTGATAGGTGAATGGGCAAAGGTCGAAGGCGGATTTATCGTTTTGACGTAACCGTAACAACCTTATCAGCAATCCAGCCTTCCCGGTTATTATAGAGCAGTACTTTATACCACACCGTTCCCGTCTGATCAGTCTTTTCATCAATGACGGTGAGCATCTCTCCCCGGACGATGGTGAGGATCCGCTGCGCCTCCACAGAAGGTGCGCTTCTTACATTAGCCGCATCTTTGTTCACGATGGCTGTGCGCT
This genomic interval carries:
- a CDS encoding FAD-linked oxidase C-terminal domain-containing protein; protein product: MDRAIIDEIIKIVGRQNVLSSLEDRKCYAYDGRTDGVIPDLVVFPSSAEEVSAILKLANRHLFPVIPRGQGTGLTGGSIPTAASGVVLVFTKMNRILEIDTNNLVAVVEPGVINFHLQQEAAKYGLFYPPDPASYKYSSIGGNVAECAGGPNSLKYGVTRDYVLGLEVVKPTGEILDVGVRTMKGVVGYDMTRLFVGSEGTLGVITKITLKLIPLPESKATILALFQEVEDAAQAVSAIIAAKVIPSTIEFMDRASVWCSEQASPMGLPQGIGGLLLIEVDGDKDSILPQVNKVKRIVTENRAVRCDVTDDPLEAERLWQARRVLSQALYNINPVKIAEDVVVPRSHIPALIRALESIGKKYAIPVLSFGHAGDGNFHVNLMIEDTDEQRAKAEEAVKEIFAETIRLGGTLSGEHGIGTSKAAYIGMELSDEVIATLRAIKKLFDPNNILNPGKIFIA